From the genome of Thermodesulfobacteriota bacterium:
TCATCATCCAGGCCTTCAAGATTCCCTCCGAGTCCATGAAGCCCACCCTCCTGGTGGGCGATCACATCCTGGTCAACAAGTTCATTTACGGCATCCGCAATCCCCTGGGCGGCCGCGGCCTGTGGGTGCCGATCAGCCGGCCGGAGCGGGGGGACATCATCGTCTTCCTCTATCCCCAGGATCCCTCCAAGGATTTCATCAAGCGGGTGGTGGGGGTGGCGGGCGACCGCATCGAGGTCCGCAACAAGGAGCTGTTCGTGAACGGCCAGCGGGAGGCGGCTGCCTACGGCGTGCACGAGGACCCGGCGGTGATGCCCACCGGCCCCCGGGACAACTTCGGACCCCAGGAGGTGCCGGAGGGCAAGGTGTTCGTCATGGGCGACAACCGGGACAAGAGCCTGGACAGCCGGTTCTGGGGATTCGTCGACCTGGCGGCGGTGAAGGGCAAGGCCTTCATCATCTACTGGTCCTGGGACGCCAACGACTTCGGGGTCCGCTGGGGCCGGCTCGGGGACACCATCCACTGACGCCATGAAGCATCTCTTAGGCCTGAGCGACCTGGACGCAGGGGCGGTCGACCGTATCCTCCAGGTGGCCTCCACCTTCACGGAGATCTCCACCCGGCCCATCAAGAAGGTGCCGACCTTGCGGGGCAAGACGGTGATCAACGCCTTTTTCGAGCCCAGCACCCGCACCCGCCTGTCCTTCGAGATCGCGGCGAAAAGGCTTTCCGCCGACACCTTCAACATCGCTGCCGCCACCAGCAGCCTGGTGAAAGGCGAGTCCCTGGTGGATACTGCCAAGAACCTGGAGGCGATGCGGCCGGACATTGTGGTCATCCGGCACAGCCACTCCGGCGCCCCCCATCTTCTGGCCCGGCATATCCAGACGCCGGTGATCAATGCCGGCGACGGCTGCCACGAGCATCCCAGTCAAGGCCTTCTGGACCTCCTCACCGTCAAGGAGGCGAAGGGCGGCCTGGCCGGGCTTCAGGTGGCGATCATCGGCGATATCGCCCACAGCCGGGTGGCCCATTCCGATATCATCGGCTTTTCGACGATGGGGGCCCAGGTCACCGTGGCCGGGCCCGGCACCCTGATGCCGAAAGGCATCGAGTCCCTGGGTGCCCGGGTAGCTCCGTCCGTGGAGGAGGCGGTGGCGGGGGCGGATGTGGTCATCGCCTTGCGCGTGCAGCGGGAGCGGCAGCAGGATCCGCTCATCCCCTCGCTGCGGGACTACGCCACGGCCTACGGCCTCAATGCCCGCCGCCTGGCGGCGGCGCGGCCCGATGCCCTGGTCATGCACCCCGGCCCTGTGAACTGGGGAGTCGAGCTGGATCCGGACGTCATGACCGACCGGCGCACGGTTATCCTCGAGCAGGTGACCAACGGGGTGGCGGTGCGCATGGCCCTCCTCTATCTGTTCGTGGGCGGCGAGTGAGCGTCCATCATGCATGACAGCATCCTTCTGGAAGACGGACGGATCATCGACCCGGCCAGCGATACGGATCGGCCGGGCAGTCTCCTCATCCGGGACGGCCGCATCGCCGGCCTCCTGGAGCCGGGGGCGACCCTTCCCGAGGAGCCGAGCCTGGCCCGAATCCCGCTGGGGGGGGCCTGGGTGGTGCCGGGCCTGGTGGATCTCCATGTCCACCTGCGGGAGCCGGGCCAGGAGCACAAGGAGACCATCGCCAGCGGCACGGCGGCGGCGGTGGCCGGCGGCTTCACCGCCGTGGCTGCCATGCCCAACACCCTGCCGGTCAACGACTGCCAGGCGGTGACGCGGTTCATCCTGGAGCGGGCAGCCGGCTGTCCGGCCCGGGTGTACCCGGTGGCCGCCATCAGCCAGGGCAGCCGGGGGGAGGCCCTGGCCGAGTACGGGGAGCTGGCCAGGAACGGGGCCAAGGCGGTGAGCGATGACGGCCGGCCGGTCTCGGACAGCCAGCTCATGCGGCGGGCCCTGGAATACGCCCGGGGCTTCGGCCTGCTGGTCATCTCCCATGCCGAGGACCTTGCCCTCAGCCGCAACGGCGCCATGAACGAGGGCGAGGTCTCCACCCGCCTGGGTCTCCAGGGCATCCCGGCCGCGGCCGAGGCGGTGATGGTCTACCGGGACTGCCTCCTGGCCGGGCTGACCGGCAGCCGCCTGCACATCGCCCACCTGAGCGCCAAGG
Proteins encoded in this window:
- the lepB gene encoding signal peptidase I, with the translated sequence MSLSAPQARTKSLVREYVEAILIALVLALFIRTFIIQAFKIPSESMKPTLLVGDHILVNKFIYGIRNPLGGRGLWVPISRPERGDIIVFLYPQDPSKDFIKRVVGVAGDRIEVRNKELFVNGQREAAAYGVHEDPAVMPTGPRDNFGPQEVPEGKVFVMGDNRDKSLDSRFWGFVDLAAVKGKAFIIYWSWDANDFGVRWGRLGDTIH
- a CDS encoding dihydroorotase; its protein translation is MHDSILLEDGRIIDPASDTDRPGSLLIRDGRIAGLLEPGATLPEEPSLARIPLGGAWVVPGLVDLHVHLREPGQEHKETIASGTAAAVAGGFTAVAAMPNTLPVNDCQAVTRFILERAAGCPARVYPVAAISQGSRGEALAEYGELARNGAKAVSDDGRPVSDSQLMRRALEYARGFGLLVISHAEDLALSRNGAMNEGEVSTRLGLQGIPAAAEAVMVYRDCLLAGLTGSRLHIAHLSAKESVAVVRWAKDQGFPVTAETAPHYFTLTEEAAARYDTHAKMNPPLRTPADVAAIIEGLQDGTIDAIATDHAPHCALDKDVEFQVAASGIIGLETALPLTLALVAQGLISPRRAVELLSQRPAAILGVEGGQLAVGAPADVTVIDPDRRYPLTREILRSKSANSPFLGWELTGRAILTIRNGRIVHDDRAA
- a CDS encoding aspartate carbamoyltransferase catalytic subunit, with protein sequence MKHLLGLSDLDAGAVDRILQVASTFTEISTRPIKKVPTLRGKTVINAFFEPSTRTRLSFEIAAKRLSADTFNIAAATSSLVKGESLVDTAKNLEAMRPDIVVIRHSHSGAPHLLARHIQTPVINAGDGCHEHPSQGLLDLLTVKEAKGGLAGLQVAIIGDIAHSRVAHSDIIGFSTMGAQVTVAGPGTLMPKGIESLGARVAPSVEEAVAGADVVIALRVQRERQQDPLIPSLRDYATAYGLNARRLAAARPDALVMHPGPVNWGVELDPDVMTDRRTVILEQVTNGVAVRMALLYLFVGGE